A stretch of the Acyrthosiphon pisum isolate AL4f chromosome A2, pea_aphid_22Mar2018_4r6ur, whole genome shotgun sequence genome encodes the following:
- the LOC115034257 gene encoding uncharacterized protein LOC115034257: protein MTVSTPSRKIKKCLGTFNDSISPLPSTSSDPRYKNLELNVPQLSSLSPNLFEHIDLDINQLPFEIEPGSENNDNTSDFISGTKVNGLQNNFNNDGLFNSHASKIWLVKSITQLKSDISIIKKSVNANNLLLKQLLLDNHLENDLELDKLILQFPIGNKTSLFEIKEKQTADNIANKYLVKKMS from the exons ATGACAGTCAGTACACCATcccgaaaaattaaaaaatgtcttg GTACTTTTAATGATTCAATTTCACCTTTACCCAGTACCTCAAGTGAtccaa GATATAAAAACTTGGAACTCAATGTTCCACAGTTGTCTTCATTATCGCCAAATTTATTTGAACATATTGATCTTGATATTAATCAGTTACCCTTTGAGATTGAACCag gttcagaaaacaatgataatacatCAGATTTCATTTCAGGAACAAAAGTTAACGgtttgcaaaataattttaataatgatg gaCTATTTAACAGTCACGCATCCAAAATATGGTTAGTTAAATCTATTACCCAACTTAAAAGTGACATTTCAATTATAAAGAAGTCTGTAAATGCTAATAACCTACTTCTAAAACAACTTCTTTTGGATAATCATCTAGAAAATGATTTAGAACTTGATAAACTCATTTTACAATTTCCTATTGGGAACAAAACTAGCTTATTTGAAATCAAAGAAAAGCAGACTGCTGACAATAttgcaaataaatatttg gttaaaaaaatgtcataa